From one Bacteroides intestinalis DSM 17393 genomic stretch:
- a CDS encoding DUF4134 domain-containing protein → MKKKIFLSAALLAAVMGAYAQGNGQAGITEATNMITSYFDPGTKLVYAVGAVCGLIGGVKVYNKFSSGDPDTSKVAASWFGACIFLIVAATILRSFFL, encoded by the coding sequence ATGAAAAAGAAAATCTTTCTTTCGGCGGCTCTCCTTGCCGCTGTTATGGGTGCGTATGCGCAAGGAAACGGACAAGCGGGTATAACAGAAGCTACCAACATGATAACCAGCTACTTTGACCCCGGAACAAAGTTGGTGTATGCCGTGGGTGCGGTTTGCGGATTGATTGGTGGCGTAAAAGTCTATAACAAATTTTCATCAGGCGACCCCGACACCAGCAAGGTCGCCGCAAGCTGGTTTGGGGCTTGTATATTCCTTATCGTGGCAGCCACTATCCTACGTTCTTTCTTCTTATAA
- a CDS encoding DUF4133 domain-containing protein: protein MSEYPVNRGIGKPVEFKGLKSQYLFIFAGGLLAVFVVFIILFMAGVNQWVCIGFGVTAALLLVWQTFRLNERYGTHGLMKIAARKRHPRFIINRRTIPRLFTYKSKKE, encoded by the coding sequence ATGTCTGAATATCCAGTAAACCGGGGTATCGGAAAACCTGTGGAGTTTAAAGGATTGAAAAGCCAGTACCTTTTCATCTTTGCGGGCGGCTTGCTTGCCGTGTTCGTAGTGTTCATTATCCTGTTCATGGCAGGTGTAAACCAGTGGGTGTGCATCGGGTTCGGCGTTACTGCCGCCCTGCTGCTCGTATGGCAGACTTTTCGGTTAAATGAACGCTACGGCACACACGGGCTGATGAAAATTGCAGCCCGCAAACGGCATCCCCGCTTTATCATCAACCGCAGGACTATTCCCCGACTATTTACCTATAAAAGCAAGAAAGAATGA
- a CDS encoding DUF3945 domain-containing protein: MDENRMKPSVSDGQKNDVLLVHDKRAGTVNVVKGVDTDGNLQTVPPTQKHASEFMRVDNNSDPFTNFFSNFYRKINDTEGLGFFRCNFSVVEQNAEAIRQGNKQGEMLRVPKPDFHEFPKNQYRIDPAKIDWESLKKIGITEETLKKTKNLDRMLRGYKSRNLFWVSGQAGDFYLTPTDAKISLYTAQDGTVKFKLHGIQNDEKQLQRPFHEYKFNDKEQKNLQETGNLGEVVKIKDPKSGEQIPVFISRDRETHELEYMRADKLRIPDEICKAKITDQQKEDFAAGRPVKVDGMTDKDGKTFSATLQVSAVERGIEFLPKGFHQNQQQQQGQNRKPYQWVDENGNIRAPKTIGGVPLTEEQQKKFAAEEAIYVKGMEKDGQDQPYNAYIKFNREKGKPDFSRANPDKAQAKEIVPATESRTQVAVNSDGKTNEATKHQKEPLKQGQQKPTAGQKQNRVKKEQQEQKADKSLKADKPKKSKGIKL, encoded by the coding sequence ATGGATGAAAACAGAATGAAACCGTCCGTTTCGGACGGACAAAAAAACGATGTCCTGCTTGTACATGACAAGCGGGCAGGTACGGTGAACGTTGTTAAAGGAGTAGATACGGACGGCAATTTACAGACCGTCCCACCTACGCAAAAACACGCCAGCGAGTTTATGCGGGTAGATAACAATTCCGACCCGTTTACCAATTTCTTTTCCAATTTTTACCGAAAAATCAACGACACCGAGGGACTGGGCTTTTTCCGGTGTAACTTTTCGGTGGTGGAACAGAACGCCGAAGCCATCCGGCAAGGCAACAAACAAGGTGAAATGCTTCGTGTCCCGAAACCCGATTTCCACGAGTTCCCCAAGAACCAGTACCGCATCGACCCAGCAAAAATTGACTGGGAGAGCCTGAAAAAAATCGGCATTACCGAAGAAACCCTGAAAAAAACAAAGAACCTTGACCGGATGCTGCGGGGATATAAGTCCCGTAATTTATTCTGGGTATCAGGTCAGGCAGGCGATTTCTACCTGACACCTACCGATGCAAAAATTTCATTGTACACGGCACAGGACGGTACGGTCAAATTCAAACTGCACGGCATCCAAAATGATGAAAAGCAACTGCAACGCCCGTTCCATGAATACAAGTTCAATGACAAGGAACAGAAAAATTTACAGGAAACGGGTAATTTGGGCGAAGTCGTAAAAATCAAAGACCCGAAAAGTGGAGAACAAATTCCGGTATTCATCAGCCGGGACAGGGAAACGCACGAACTGGAATATATGCGTGCGGATAAACTGCGCATCCCGGACGAGATTTGTAAAGCTAAAATTACCGACCAGCAAAAAGAAGATTTTGCAGCAGGTCGCCCCGTAAAAGTGGACGGTATGACAGACAAGGACGGTAAGACATTCTCTGCCACCTTACAGGTCAGTGCCGTGGAACGTGGCATTGAATTTTTGCCGAAAGGGTTTCATCAAAACCAGCAGCAACAGCAGGGACAAAACCGCAAACCTTATCAATGGGTGGATGAAAACGGGAATATCCGTGCGCCGAAAACCATTGGCGGCGTTCCTCTTACTGAAGAACAACAGAAGAAATTCGCCGCTGAAGAAGCCATTTATGTAAAAGGGATGGAAAAAGACGGGCAAGACCAGCCTTATAACGCTTATATCAAATTCAATCGGGAGAAAGGCAAACCGGACTTTTCCCGTGCCAACCCGGATAAGGCACAAGCAAAAGAAATCGTTCCGGCAACAGAGAGCCGCACGCAGGTAGCCGTCAATTCAGACGGTAAAACCAACGAAGCGACTAAGCACCAAAAAGAGCCGCTAAAGCAGGGACAACAGAAACCTACTGCCGGGCAAAAACAGAACCGGGTGAAGAAAGAGCAGCAGGAACAGAAAGCGGACAAATCGCTGAAAGCCGACAAGCCCAAGAAGTCCAAAGGAATAAAATTATAA
- the mobC gene encoding conjugal transfer protein MobC — MQQEDDLRGLARVMDFMRAISILFTVINVYWFCYSSLKDWGITIGVVDKILLNFQRTTGLFSTILWTKLFAVVFLALSCIGTKGVKEAKITWTKIYCFLSVGFILFFLNWWLLDLPLPPVANTAFYIATLAAGFLCLLVAGIWMSRLLKSNLMEDVFNTENESFMQETRLITNEYSVNLPTRFYYKKKWNNGWINIVNPFRASLVLGTPGSGKSYAVVNSYIKQQIEKGFALYLYDYKFPDLSEIAYNHLLNHLDGYKVKPKFYIINFDDPRKSHRCNPINAAFMSDIADAYEASYTIMLNLNRSWIAKQGDFFVESPIILLAAIIWYLRIYKNGKYCTFPHAIEFLNKKYADIFTILRSYPELENYLSPFVDAWESDAQEQLQGQIASAKIPLSRMISPALYWVMTGDDFSLDINNPAEPKVLVVGNNPDRQNIYSAALGLYNSRIVKLINKKGQLKSSVIIDELPTIYFRGLDNLIATARSNKVAVLLGFQDYSQLTRDYGDKESRVIQNTVGNVFSGQTVGETAKILSERFGKVLQKRQSMTINQREKSTSISTQMDSLIPASKIANLTQGMFVGAVADNFDERIEQKIFHCEIVVDNEKVKRETARYVKLPQIIDFTDKDGNDRMQEEIQANYDRIRQEVRQIVEDEITRIKNDPDLCHLIKDCEE; from the coding sequence ATGCAACAAGAAGATGATTTGCGGGGACTTGCCCGTGTGATGGACTTTATGCGTGCCATCAGTATTCTGTTTACCGTGATAAATGTTTACTGGTTTTGTTATTCCAGTTTGAAAGACTGGGGTATCACCATCGGCGTGGTCGATAAAATCCTGTTGAACTTCCAGCGGACAACCGGGTTATTCTCCACTATCCTTTGGACGAAACTTTTTGCAGTGGTGTTCCTTGCCCTTTCCTGCATCGGTACAAAGGGAGTGAAAGAGGCAAAAATAACGTGGACGAAGATTTATTGTTTTCTTTCGGTCGGTTTTATCCTGTTCTTCCTGAACTGGTGGTTGCTTGACCTGCCACTGCCACCAGTGGCAAACACAGCTTTTTATATCGCCACGCTTGCAGCAGGTTTTCTTTGTTTATTGGTTGCAGGAATATGGATGTCCCGTTTGCTCAAAAGCAACCTGATGGAAGATGTTTTCAATACCGAGAATGAAAGTTTTATGCAGGAAACAAGATTGATAACCAACGAATATTCGGTAAACCTACCGACACGTTTCTATTATAAAAAGAAATGGAATAACGGGTGGATAAACATTGTAAATCCATTCCGGGCAAGCCTTGTATTGGGTACGCCCGGTTCGGGAAAATCGTATGCCGTGGTAAACTCGTACATAAAACAGCAAATAGAAAAAGGCTTTGCACTCTATCTCTATGACTACAAATTTCCCGATTTGTCGGAGATAGCTTACAATCACCTGCTTAACCATTTAGACGGGTATAAGGTGAAACCGAAATTTTATATTATCAATTTTGACGACCCACGGAAAAGCCACCGATGTAACCCGATAAATGCGGCTTTCATGTCGGATATAGCGGATGCCTACGAAGCCAGTTATACTATCATGTTAAATTTGAATAGAAGCTGGATTGCCAAACAGGGCGACTTTTTTGTAGAAAGTCCCATCATCCTGCTTGCCGCTATTATATGGTATTTGCGTATTTACAAGAACGGGAAGTATTGTACATTCCCGCACGCAATCGAGTTTCTGAACAAGAAATATGCCGATATTTTTACTATCCTGCGCAGTTATCCCGAACTGGAAAACTATTTAAGTCCGTTCGTAGATGCTTGGGAATCAGATGCACAAGAGCAGTTGCAGGGGCAAATTGCATCGGCGAAAATTCCGCTTTCCCGTATGATAAGCCCTGCCCTGTATTGGGTAATGACAGGTGATGATTTTTCGCTGGATATAAACAACCCGGCAGAACCCAAAGTGCTGGTAGTGGGTAACAACCCCGACCGTCAGAATATCTATTCCGCCGCTTTGGGATTGTACAATAGCCGTATTGTGAAGCTGATAAACAAGAAAGGACAGCTTAAAAGTTCCGTAATCATAGACGAGTTGCCGACCATCTATTTTCGGGGATTGGACAATCTGATAGCCACCGCAAGGTCGAACAAGGTTGCCGTACTTTTGGGCTTTCAGGATTATAGCCAATTAACAAGGGACTACGGCGACAAGGAAAGCCGGGTAATCCAAAATACAGTCGGTAACGTTTTCAGCGGTCAGACAGTAGGCGAAACGGCGAAAATACTTAGTGAACGTTTCGGAAAGGTACTTCAAAAACGGCAAAGTATGACTATTAACCAGCGGGAGAAATCAACGTCCATCAGCACACAGATGGACAGCCTGATACCAGCCAGTAAAATAGCCAATTTGACACAGGGAATGTTCGTGGGTGCAGTGGCGGATAATTTCGATGAACGCATTGAGCAAAAGATTTTCCATTGTGAAATCGTGGTGGATAATGAAAAAGTGAAACGTGAAACCGCCCGTTACGTGAAATTGCCGCAGATAATCGACTTCACGGACAAGGACGGCAACGACCGGATGCAGGAAGAAATACAAGCCAATTACGACCGCATCCGGCAAGAAGTCCGACAGATTGTAGAGGATGAAATCACCCGTATAAAGAATGACCCCGATTTATGCCACTTGATTAAAGACTGTGAGGAATAA
- a CDS encoding DUF3408 domain-containing protein — protein MAKQNSGKPQIDENFMKEIISQGIPAKRDDQPDATPKEDAPEVEKETRQAEVVQVTEQPQTEKPAARKRKNGTGDYRETYFQKVELSDRQPLYVSRTTHEKLMRIVTVIGGRKATASSYVENILLRHFEQFQDEINTLYESHFHKPF, from the coding sequence ATGGCAAAACAGAACAGCGGAAAACCGCAGATAGACGAAAATTTCATGAAAGAAATTATCTCGCAAGGCATACCCGCTAAACGGGATGACCAGCCGGATGCAACACCAAAGGAAGATGCGCCGGAAGTGGAGAAAGAAACAAGGCAGGCAGAAGTCGTACAGGTGACAGAACAACCGCAAACGGAAAAACCAGCCGCCCGCAAACGGAAAAATGGAACGGGTGACTATCGGGAAACCTATTTCCAAAAAGTGGAATTGTCCGACCGACAGCCTTTGTACGTCAGCCGCACCACGCATGAAAAGCTGATGCGTATTGTAACGGTTATCGGCGGGCGCAAAGCGACTGCCAGCAGCTACGTGGAAAATATTCTGCTGCGCCATTTCGAGCAATTTCAGGATGAAATAAACACCTTGTACGAAAGTCATTTTCACAAACCTTTTTAG
- a CDS encoding ParA family protein yields the protein MENEKTPLYVAFSTQKGGVGKTTFTVLAASYLYYLKGYDVVVVDCDYPQHSIAGMRKRDAEMVGEDEDYKRMAYEQFTRLGKKAYPVLCSSPEKAIATADEYITAAANVPDIVFFDLPGTVNSEGVINSLSGMDYIFTPIAADKVVLESSLSFAVAINKLLVRNEACRLAGLYLFWNMVDGREKTDLYTVYDNTIRELELPLMKTFIPDTKRYKKELVTDKKAVFRSTLFPASRMLVRGSNLEELVTEIAYYIKLK from the coding sequence ATGGAAAACGAGAAAACACCCCTTTATGTAGCCTTTTCCACCCAAAAGGGCGGAGTAGGCAAAACCACTTTTACCGTGCTGGCTGCAAGTTACCTGTATTACCTGAAAGGGTATGACGTGGTGGTCGTGGATTGCGACTACCCGCAGCACTCCATCGCCGGGATGCGCAAACGGGATGCTGAAATGGTGGGCGAAGATGAAGATTACAAGCGCATGGCGTATGAACAATTTACCCGGTTGGGAAAGAAAGCCTATCCCGTGCTATGCAGTTCCCCCGAAAAAGCGATAGCCACGGCAGACGAATATATAACCGCTGCCGCAAACGTGCCGGATATTGTCTTTTTCGACCTGCCCGGAACGGTAAACAGTGAGGGTGTAATAAACTCCCTGTCCGGTATGGACTACATTTTCACCCCCATAGCCGCCGACAAAGTGGTGCTGGAAAGCAGCCTGTCGTTTGCGGTGGCTATCAACAAGCTGCTGGTACGGAACGAAGCCTGCCGCCTTGCCGGGCTGTACCTCTTTTGGAACATGGTGGACGGTAGGGAAAAAACAGACCTGTACACCGTGTATGACAACACTATACGGGAATTGGAACTGCCCCTGATGAAAACTTTTATACCCGATACCAAAAGATACAAAAAAGAACTGGTGACGGATAAAAAAGCAGTGTTCCGTTCCACGCTCTTTCCTGCCAGCCGGATGCTGGTAAGGGGCAGCAACTTGGAAGAACTGGTAACAGAAATAGCGTATTACATCAAATTGAAATGA
- a CDS encoding DUF3876 domain-containing protein, translated as MKRFKRLFPVLLCACLLSMAACKDNTQKELERMRGEWVSKSGNTVFALWNDNGQYKVTRTVKVRGRELTNTYAVRQTDGCLYIDTGFAVVLTYDGKTDRITLSPGGEYQRSDKSLKQ; from the coding sequence ATGAAACGGTTCAAAAGATTGTTTCCGGTATTGCTGTGCGCCTGCCTGCTGTCGATGGCAGCCTGCAAGGACAACACGCAAAAAGAACTGGAACGGATGCGGGGCGAATGGGTAAGCAAAAGCGGAAATACCGTTTTTGCCCTTTGGAACGATAACGGGCAATATAAGGTCACCCGCACGGTAAAAGTCCGGGGCAGGGAACTGACAAACACCTACGCCGTCCGGCAAACGGACGGATGCCTGTACATCGACACGGGCTTTGCGGTAGTGTTGACCTATGACGGCAAAACCGACCGGATTACCCTTTCTCCCGGTGGAGAATACCAAAGAAGTGACAAATCATTAAAACAGTAA
- the mobB gene encoding conjugal transfer protein MobB, protein MVAKISTGSSMFGALAYNQNKVDNEDAKVLFSNRMLLNEDGNFSIGECMHSFEMQMPVQLSTKKPIVHISINPHPEDVLSDQQLTDIAQEYMQKLGYGNQPYLVYKHEDIDRHHIHIVGLRVDENGKPLNDKFEHRRSKQITRELEKKYDLHPAERKERTERPELKKVDYAAGDVKHQIGNAVKGACYGYRFQSFGEYKALLACYNVYAEEVKGEISGKPYQGIVYSAMNDKGEKVGNPVKASRIGKSVGYEALERRMQKSGEVIKDKNLKERTRRTVAAVMKTADNRKELERQLKQQGIDVLFRQNDSGRIYGVTFIDHDNRVVLNGSRLGKEFSANVFNETYSADTHSQKPELTLPQERQPFAPKEQPTPGFSSVGIGGLLGGASGGDEPQDTTSQKRKKKKKRNRRIY, encoded by the coding sequence ATGGTTGCCAAAATAAGCACGGGCAGTTCCATGTTCGGCGCACTTGCGTACAACCAAAACAAGGTGGATAACGAGGATGCCAAAGTGCTTTTTTCCAATCGTATGTTACTGAACGAAGATGGAAATTTCAGTATCGGCGAGTGTATGCACAGCTTTGAAATGCAGATGCCCGTTCAGCTTTCTACCAAGAAACCAATCGTTCATATCTCTATCAACCCGCACCCGGAAGATGTACTTTCCGACCAGCAACTTACAGACATTGCACAAGAGTATATGCAGAAATTGGGTTACGGCAATCAGCCTTATTTGGTGTATAAACATGAAGACATCGACCGCCACCATATACACATCGTAGGCTTACGGGTGGACGAGAACGGCAAACCGCTGAATGACAAATTCGAGCATCGGCGCAGCAAACAAATCACCCGTGAACTGGAAAAGAAATATGACCTGCATCCGGCAGAGCGAAAAGAGCGAACCGAACGCCCCGAACTTAAAAAGGTGGATTATGCAGCCGGGGACGTGAAGCACCAAATCGGTAACGCCGTGAAAGGTGCTTGTTACGGCTACCGTTTCCAGTCGTTCGGGGAATATAAAGCCCTGCTTGCCTGCTATAATGTTTATGCCGAGGAAGTCAAAGGGGAAATAAGCGGAAAGCCTTATCAGGGCATTGTTTATTCCGCCATGAATGACAAGGGCGAAAAGGTCGGTAACCCGGTGAAAGCATCCCGTATCGGTAAATCGGTGGGTTATGAAGCACTGGAAAGGCGTATGCAGAAATCCGGTGAAGTGATAAAGGACAAGAACCTGAAAGAGCGTACCCGCCGCACGGTCGCAGCCGTGATGAAAACTGCCGATAACCGTAAGGAACTGGAACGGCAGCTAAAGCAGCAAGGCATAGACGTTCTGTTCCGGCAGAATGACAGCGGACGTATTTACGGTGTTACGTTCATAGACCATGATAATCGGGTAGTGCTGAACGGTTCACGCTTGGGTAAGGAATTTTCGGCGAACGTGTTTAATGAAACGTATTCCGCCGATACCCATTCGCAAAAACCGGAACTTACCTTGCCGCAGGAACGGCAACCGTTTGCCCCCAAAGAGCAACCGACACCCGGTTTTTCCTCTGTCGGCATAGGTGGACTTTTAGGCGGAGCATCCGGCGGGGACGAGCCGCAAGATACCACCAGCCAAAAGAGAAAGAAGAAAAAGAAACGCAACAGACGAATTTACTAA
- the mobA gene encoding conjugal transfer protein MobA: protein METKKQNKGGRPTLDDPAKHRHVLYLNDRENARFLSQWEQSGVTSKSRFIAARLFGEPFRVVKVDKSAVEYCARLTEFYAQFRAVAVNYNQVVKALHSNFSEKKALAFLYKLEKATTELAVLNRQVIELTNECKELWLPK, encoded by the coding sequence ATGGAAACAAAGAAGCAAAACAAGGGCGGTCGTCCCACCCTTGATGACCCGGCGAAGCATCGCCATGTGTTGTACCTGAACGACCGGGAGAATGCCCGGTTTCTCTCCCAGTGGGAGCAGTCCGGCGTGACGAGTAAGTCCCGTTTTATTGCCGCCCGTCTTTTCGGCGAACCGTTCAGGGTGGTGAAAGTGGACAAGTCGGCAGTCGAATATTGCGCCCGGCTGACTGAATTTTACGCCCAGTTCCGGGCGGTGGCTGTCAATTACAACCAAGTGGTAAAGGCATTGCACAGCAATTTTTCCGAGAAAAAGGCACTGGCTTTTCTCTATAAATTGGAGAAAGCGACTACTGAACTGGCAGTGTTGAACCGCCAAGTGATTGAACTTACCAACGAGTGTAAAGAACTATGGTTGCCAAAATAA
- a CDS encoding TraG family conjugative transposon ATPase, which yields MRNTLKATTLERKFPLLAVENGCIVSKDADITVAFSVELPELFTVTSTEYEAIHSAWYKAIKVLPDFSIIHKQDFFIKENYQPDIQKDELSFLSRSFERHFNERPFLNHYCYLFLTKTTKEKSRRQSDFSTLCRGRIIPKEIEDKETVNKFLEAVGQFEKIMNDSGFITLTRLETPEITGQNGQAGIIEKYFSLSQTDTTTLKDMQLNPEDMRIGDDILCLHTLSDVEDLPGKVGTDSRYEKLSTDRSDCRLSFAAPVGVLLSCNHVYNQFIFLDDHTENLKNFEQTARNMHSLSRYSRANQVNKQWIEEYLNEAHSKGLISVRCHCNVMAWSDDRDELKRIRNDVGSQLALMECKPRHNTTDTPTLFWAGIPGNEADFPAEESFYTFLGQALCFFTEETNYKSSLSPFGIKMVDRVSGKPLHIDISDLPMKKGITTNRNKFILGPSGSGKSFFTNHMVRQYYEQGAHVLLVDTGNSYLGLCQLIHNRTHGEDGVYFTYTNENPIAFNPFYVEDGIFDIEKKESIKTLILTLWKRNDEAPTRSEEVALSNAVSAYIERITSNRTVKPCFNTFYEYVRDEYRQKLAEKNVREKDFDIDGFLNVLEPYYRGGEYDYLLNSDQELDLLHKRFIVFELDNIKDHKILFPITTIIIMEAFINKMRRLKGIRKLILIEEAWKAIASANMADYIKYLYKTVRKYFGEAIVVTQEVEDIISSPVVKESIINNSDCKILLDQRKYLNKFDSIQNLLGLTDKERAQILSINMANHPGRKYKEVFFSLGGTQSAVYATEVSLEEYYTYTTEESEKMELFTLADKLGGNLELAIKRLAESKRNPDKTTT from the coding sequence ATGAGAAATACATTAAAGGCTACCACATTGGAACGGAAGTTCCCGCTTTTGGCGGTGGAAAACGGCTGCATCGTGTCCAAAGATGCGGATATTACGGTCGCTTTCTCGGTAGAACTACCGGAACTGTTCACCGTCACCAGTACGGAATATGAAGCGATACATTCGGCTTGGTACAAGGCTATCAAGGTATTGCCGGACTTCTCCATCATCCACAAACAGGATTTTTTCATCAAAGAGAACTACCAGCCGGATATACAAAAGGATGAACTTAGTTTTTTAAGCCGTTCGTTTGAACGTCATTTTAACGAACGCCCGTTCCTGAACCATTACTGTTACCTGTTCCTTACAAAAACGACAAAGGAGAAAAGCCGCCGACAAAGCGACTTTTCCACCCTTTGCCGGGGTAGGATTATACCTAAAGAGATAGAAGATAAGGAAACGGTAAATAAGTTCCTCGAAGCGGTCGGACAGTTTGAAAAGATTATGAACGACAGCGGATTTATCACCCTTACACGGCTGGAAACGCCGGAAATCACCGGACAGAACGGGCAAGCGGGAATTATTGAAAAATATTTCTCGCTTTCACAAACGGACACCACCACCCTGAAAGATATGCAGCTTAACCCGGAAGATATGCGTATCGGGGATGATATACTATGCCTGCATACCCTTTCGGACGTGGAAGATTTGCCGGGAAAGGTCGGTACGGACAGCCGTTATGAAAAACTGTCCACCGACCGTTCGGACTGCCGCCTGTCATTTGCCGCACCCGTTGGCGTGTTGCTCTCCTGCAATCACGTGTACAACCAGTTTATTTTTTTGGACGACCACACCGAAAACCTGAAAAACTTCGAGCAAACCGCAAGGAATATGCACTCGCTTTCCCGCTACTCCCGTGCCAATCAGGTGAATAAACAGTGGATAGAAGAATACCTAAACGAAGCACATAGCAAAGGGCTTATCTCTGTGCGCTGCCACTGCAATGTTATGGCATGGTCGGACGACCGGGACGAACTAAAGCGTATCAGGAACGATGTAGGCAGCCAGTTGGCACTGATGGAATGTAAACCACGCCACAATACCACCGACACACCGACATTGTTTTGGGCGGGAATACCCGGAAACGAAGCGGACTTCCCGGCGGAAGAAAGTTTCTACACTTTTTTGGGGCAGGCTCTATGTTTCTTCACCGAAGAAACAAATTACAAAAGTTCGTTGTCGCCGTTCGGCATCAAGATGGTGGACAGGGTAAGCGGAAAGCCGCTGCACATCGACATTTCAGACCTGCCCATGAAAAAAGGTATTACGACCAATCGCAACAAATTTATTTTGGGGCCGAGTGGTAGCGGCAAAAGTTTCTTCACCAATCACATGGTAAGGCAATATTACGAGCAAGGGGCGCACGTGCTTTTGGTGGACACGGGTAACAGTTATTTGGGGTTGTGCCAGTTGATACACAACCGCACACACGGGGAAGATGGGGTTTACTTCACCTATACCAACGAAAACCCGATAGCCTTTAACCCGTTTTACGTGGAAGATGGCATTTTCGACATCGAGAAAAAGGAAAGCATCAAGACGTTAATACTTACCCTGTGGAAAAGGAACGATGAAGCACCGACACGTTCGGAAGAAGTCGCCCTGTCCAACGCTGTAAGTGCCTATATCGAACGGATTACCAGCAACCGGACGGTTAAGCCCTGTTTTAACACCTTTTATGAGTATGTACGGGACGAATACCGCCAAAAGCTGGCAGAAAAGAACGTTCGGGAAAAGGACTTCGATATAGACGGTTTCCTGAATGTCCTCGAACCCTACTACCGGGGTGGCGAATATGATTACCTGCTAAACTCCGACCAAGAACTGGATTTGCTGCACAAACGCTTTATAGTCTTTGAGTTGGACAATATCAAAGACCACAAAATCTTATTCCCGATTACAACCATTATCATAATGGAAGCCTTCATAAACAAAATGCGCAGGTTAAAAGGCATCCGAAAGTTGATATTAATCGAGGAAGCGTGGAAAGCGATTGCAAGTGCAAATATGGCGGACTACATAAAATATTTATACAAAACCGTCCGCAAATATTTCGGGGAAGCGATTGTAGTCACCCAAGAAGTCGAAGATATAATTTCTTCGCCCGTTGTCAAAGAAAGTATCATTAACAACAGCGATTGTAAAATCTTGTTAGACCAGCGCAAATACCTGAATAAATTCGACAGCATCCAAAACCTGCTGGGACTGACGGATAAGGAACGTGCGCAAATACTTTCCATCAACATGGCAAACCATCCCGGACGAAAGTACAAGGAAGTTTTCTTTTCGCTGGGCGGCACGCAGTCGGCAGTGTACGCAACAGAAGTTAGTTTGGAAGAATACTACACGTACACAACGGAAGAAAGCGAAAAAATGGAACTGTTCACCCTCGCCGATAAGCTGGGCGGAAATCTCGAACTGGCGATAAAACGCCTTGCTGAAAGTAAAAGAAACCCCGATAAAACAACCACCTAA
- a CDS encoding DUF4141 domain-containing protein: MKTKLFILMAVCLSCFGRASAQWVVTDPSNLAQGIINTAKQIVQTSTTANNVMSNFKETQKIFQQGKEYYDALKKVHDIVKGGKKVQKSILMVAEISEIYVTNFQKMMSDKNYTPQELTAISFGYAKLLEESADVLQDLKNVVNISGMSMTDAERLALIDRAYTSLLNYRNLVNYYTRKNISVSYLRAKKKNDTDRVMALYGSANERYW; encoded by the coding sequence ATGAAAACAAAATTATTTATCCTGATGGCGGTATGCCTGTCCTGCTTCGGCAGGGCTTCCGCCCAATGGGTCGTTACAGACCCGTCTAATTTGGCGCAAGGTATCATCAATACCGCCAAACAGATAGTACAAACGTCCACTACGGCAAACAATGTAATGAGCAATTTCAAGGAAACGCAGAAGATTTTCCAGCAGGGAAAAGAATACTACGATGCCCTGAAAAAAGTACACGATATTGTCAAGGGCGGAAAGAAAGTACAGAAAAGCATCCTGATGGTAGCGGAAATATCGGAAATCTATGTTACCAACTTTCAGAAAATGATGTCCGACAAAAATTATACGCCGCAGGAACTTACCGCTATATCTTTCGGATATGCCAAATTACTGGAAGAAAGTGCAGACGTATTGCAGGATTTAAAAAACGTGGTAAACATCAGCGGTATGTCAATGACCGATGCCGAACGGCTCGCCCTGATTGACCGGGCATATACCAGCCTGCTGAATTACCGCAATCTTGTGAACTACTATACCCGCAAAAATATTTCCGTTTCCTACCTGCGGGCAAAAAAGAAGAACGATACAGACCGGGTAATGGCTCTTTACGGCTCGGCGAATGAACGCTATTGGTAA